The Arvicanthis niloticus isolate mArvNil1 chromosome 2, mArvNil1.pat.X, whole genome shotgun sequence genome includes a window with the following:
- the Chgb gene encoding secretogranin-1 — MQPAILLSLLGAAALAAVSSAPVDNRDHDEEMVTRCIIEVLSNALSKSSVPTITPECRQVLKRSGKEVKDEEKGENENSKFEVRLLRDPADDSVARWASSREETGASVEDSQGQMKLDDEKWSKGGGHSREGVDDQESLHPSNQQVSKEAKIHYSEERRGKEREEEGKIHPKGEHGENVGEEKKRIEDSGEKPNTFSNKRSEASTKKKEPAARADAHSMGLEGKTHSREQSSQESGEEARRQEKSQELTDNDQSQEESEEGEEGAASEVTKRRPRHHHGRSRSSKSSYEGHPLSEERRHTPEESEEADVATASLGEKRGHHLAHYRASEEEPEYGEELRSYPGFQAPQGLQGLQYRGRGSEEDRAPRPQSEESQESESKRNHPDSELENTANRHSEETEEARSYKEAKGRQHRVRGREPGAYSALDTREDKRLLDEGLYPVHESPIDTAKRYPQSKWQEQEKNYLNYGEEGDQGRWWQQEGDLEPKESREEVRFPGRQYESYPTTEKRKRLGALFNPYFDPLQWKNSDFEKKDDADDSFLEDDGEDGNGVTLTEKNFFPEYNYDWWGKRPFSEDVNWGYEKRSFARAPRLDWKRQYDGVAELDQLLHYRKKAAEFPDFYDSEEQMGPHQEAEDGKDRADQRVLTEEEKKELENLAAMDLELQKIAEKFSQRG, encoded by the exons GTGGAAAAGAGGTCAAAGATGAAGAGAAAGGTGAGAATGAGAACTCGAAGTTTGAAGTACGGTTGCTAAGAGACCCAGCTGATGACTCAGTTGCCCGCTGGGCCTCCAGTAGGGAGGAAACAGGAGCATCAGTAGAAGACTCTCAAGGCCAGatgaagctagatgatgagaagTGGTCGAAAGGAGGAGGACACAGCCGAGAGGGAGTGGATGATCAGGAGAGTCTTCATCCCTCCAACCAACAAGTGTCCAAAGAAGCAAAGATACACTATTCGGAAGAGAGgcggggaaaagagagagaggaagaaggcaaGATTCACCCAAAGGGGGAGCATGGGGAAAATGTTGGTGAGGAGAAGAAACGCATTGAAGATTCTGGAGAGAAACCgaacaccttctccaacaaaagAAGCGAGGCTTCCACTAAGAAAAAGGAGCCAGCGGCCAGAGCAGATGCACACTCTATGGGACTGGAGGGGAAGACACACAGCAGGGAGCAAAGCAGccaggagagtggagaggaggcAAGGAGGCAGGAGAAATCCCAGGAGCTTACCGACAATGACCAGAGCCAGGAAGAATCGGAGGAAGGTGAGGAAGGCGCAGCCTCTGAAGTAACCAAACGCAGGCCTAGACACCACCATGGGAGAAGCCGGTCCAGCAAGTCTTCTTATGAAGGGCATCCTCTATCTGAGGAAAGGAGACATACTCCTGAGGAGTCCGAGGAGGCAGATGTGGCCACAGCCAGTTTAGGGGAAAAAAGGGGTCATCATCTAGCTCACTACAGGGCTTCAGAGGAAGAACCTGAATATGGGGAAGAATTGAGAAGTTATCCGGGCTTCCAGGCTCCCCAGGGCCTTCAGGGATTACAGTACCGGGGCAGAGGAAGTGAAGAGGACAGAGCCCCAAGGCCTCAGAGTGAGGAGAGCCAGGAAAGTGAGTCCAAGAGAAACCACCCCGACTCTGAACTGGAAAACACAGCAAACAGACAcagtgaagaaactgaggaagcGAGGAGTTACAAGGAGGCAAAGGGACGCCAACACAGAGTCAGGGGGCGGGAGCCAGGAGCCTATTCTGCTCTTGAcaccagagaagacaaaaggctcCTGGATGAAGGGCTCTACCCTGTTCACGAAAGCCCAATAGATACGGCAAAAAGGTATCCACAAAGCAAATGGCAAGAACAGGAGAAAAACTACCTCAACTATGGTGAGGAAGGGGACCAAGGGAGATGGTGGCAACAGGAAGGGGATCTAGAGCCGAAAGAAAGCAGGGAGGAAGTGAGGTTTCCAGGCAGACAATATGAGTCCTATCCCACCACTGAAAAGAGGAAAAGGTTAGGGGCATTGTTCAACCCGTACTTTGACCCTCTCCAGTGGAAGAATAgtgactttgagaaaaaagacGACGCAGATGACAGTTTTCTTGAGGATGACGGTGAAGACGGAAATGGGGTGACCTTGACTGAGAAGAATTTCTTCCCAGAGTACAACTATGACTGGTGGGGGAAAAGGCCCTTCTCAGAGGATGTGAATTGGGGATATGAGAAGAGAAGCTTTGCCAGGGCCCCTCGCCTGGACTGGAAAAGGCAATACGATGGAGTGGCTGAGCTGGACCAGCTCCTTCACTACAGGAAGAAGGCAGCCGAATTCCCCGACTTCTACGACTCGGAGGAGCAGATGGGGCCTCACCAGGAGGCAGAAGATGGAAAGGACAGGGCTGACCAGAGAGTTCTGACCGAGGAAGAG aaaaaGGAACTGGAGAACTTGGCTGCCATGGATCTGGAACTGCAGAAGATAGCAGAAAAGTTCAGCCAGCGGGGCTGA
- the Trmt6 gene encoding tRNA (adenine(58)-N(1))-methyltransferase non-catalytic subunit TRM6 isoform X1, which yields MEASVAEQPSSQPPHLGDHYIHDGDFVVLKREDVFKAVQVQRRKKVTFEKQWFYLDNAIGHSYGSTFEVSSGGSLQLRKKLEEPTSETKEAGTDNRNIVDDGKSQKLTQDDIKALKDKGIKGEEIVQQLIENSTTFRDKTEFAQDKYIKKKKKKYEAIVTILKPSTRILSIMYYAREPGKINHMRYDTLAQMLTLGNIRAGNKMIVMETCSGLVLGAMMERMGGFGSIIQLYPGDGPVRAATACFGFPKSFLSGLHEFPLNKVNSLLNGTFSAEMLSSEPKDSTPVEESNGELEEKQIAEQADEDNIADAPESNTGEQRPMEIVPGDPENKETKEKRSKRDHIQEKQRRQEEQRKRHMEAAALLRERNADGLIVASRFHPTPLLLSLLDFVAPSRPFVVYCQYKEPLLECYTKLRERGGVINLRLSETWLRNYQVLPDRSHPKLLMSGGGGYLLSGFTVVSDSLRADPSLKSCTGTLDSHKPEEPAAKKQKCMESASLLSGD from the exons AAAAGTAACTTTTGAAAAACAGTGGTTCTACCTGGATAACGCCATTGGCCATAGTTACGGCTCAACGTTTGAAGTGAGCAGTGGAGGAAGTCTTCAGCTCAGGAAGAAGCTGGAAGAGCCCACATCAG AGACCAAAGAAGCGGGCACTGATAATCGAAATATAGTTGATGATGGAAAGTCCCAGAAACTTACTCAAGATGACATAAAAGCTCTGAAAGACAAGGGCATTAAAGGAGAG GAAATAGTTCAACAGCTAATTGAAAATAGTACAACATTCCGAGACAAGACAGAGTTTGCCCaagataaatatattaaaaagaagaagaaaaa ATATGAAGCCATCGTTACTATTTTGAAGCCGTCTACTCGTATTCTTTCAATTATGTATTATGCAAGAGAACCTGGAAAAATTAA ccACATGAGGTATGATACGCTAGCCCAGATGTTGACATTGGGAAATATCCGAGCTGGGAATAAAATGATTGTCATGGAAACGTGTTCAGGCTTGGTACTGGGTGCCATGATGGAACGAATGGGGG GCTTTGGCTCCATTATTCAGCTGTACCCTGGAGATGGACCAGTTCGGGCAGCAACAGCTTGCTTTGGATTTCCCAAGTCTTTCCTCAGTGGTCTTCATGAGTTCCCTCTCAACAAAGTAAACAGTCTCCTCAATGGAACATTCTCTGCTGAAATGCTGTCCTCAGAGCCTAAAGACAGCACACCAGTTGAAGAAAGTAACGGTGAGCTTGAGGAAAAACAGATAGCTGAACAGGCAGATGAAGACAACATTGCAGATGCCCCAGAAAGCAACACGGGAGAACAGAGACCGATGGAAATTGTTCCTGGGGACCCAGAGAATAAGGagactaaagaaaaaagaagcaaaagagatCAT ATTCAGGAAAAACAAAGGAGACAAGAAGAGCAGAGGAAAAGGCATATGGAGGCTGCTGCTCTGCTGAGAGAAAGAAATGCAGATGG TTTGATTGTGGCTAGTCGTTTCCACCCCACTCCCCTGCTGCTGTCTTTGCTGGACTTTGTAGCCCCGTCAAGGCCGTTTGTGGTCTATTGTCAGTATAAAGAG CCTTTGTTGGAATGCTACACAAAACTTCGGGAAAGAGGAGGAGTCATTAACCTGAGGCTGTCTGAAACCTGGCTCAGAAATTACCAG GTTCTGCCAGACCGGAGTCATCCCAAATTGTTGATGAGTGGAGGTGGAGGGTACCTTCTGTCAGGATTCACTGTTGTCTCAGACAGCCTTCGAGCAGACCCCAGCCTCAAGTCCTGCACAGGCACTTTAGACTCACACAAGCCTGAGGAGCCAGCAGCTAAAAAACAGAAATGCATGGAATCTGCCTCTTTACTCTCAGGAGATTAA
- the Trmt6 gene encoding tRNA (adenine(58)-N(1))-methyltransferase non-catalytic subunit TRM6 isoform X2, with the protein MYYAREPGKINHMRYDTLAQMLTLGNIRAGNKMIVMETCSGLVLGAMMERMGGFGSIIQLYPGDGPVRAATACFGFPKSFLSGLHEFPLNKVNSLLNGTFSAEMLSSEPKDSTPVEESNGELEEKQIAEQADEDNIADAPESNTGEQRPMEIVPGDPENKETKEKRSKRDHIQEKQRRQEEQRKRHMEAAALLRERNADGLIVASRFHPTPLLLSLLDFVAPSRPFVVYCQYKEPLLECYTKLRERGGVINLRLSETWLRNYQVLPDRSHPKLLMSGGGGYLLSGFTVVSDSLRADPSLKSCTGTLDSHKPEEPAAKKQKCMESASLLSGD; encoded by the exons ATGTATTATGCAAGAGAACCTGGAAAAATTAA ccACATGAGGTATGATACGCTAGCCCAGATGTTGACATTGGGAAATATCCGAGCTGGGAATAAAATGATTGTCATGGAAACGTGTTCAGGCTTGGTACTGGGTGCCATGATGGAACGAATGGGGG GCTTTGGCTCCATTATTCAGCTGTACCCTGGAGATGGACCAGTTCGGGCAGCAACAGCTTGCTTTGGATTTCCCAAGTCTTTCCTCAGTGGTCTTCATGAGTTCCCTCTCAACAAAGTAAACAGTCTCCTCAATGGAACATTCTCTGCTGAAATGCTGTCCTCAGAGCCTAAAGACAGCACACCAGTTGAAGAAAGTAACGGTGAGCTTGAGGAAAAACAGATAGCTGAACAGGCAGATGAAGACAACATTGCAGATGCCCCAGAAAGCAACACGGGAGAACAGAGACCGATGGAAATTGTTCCTGGGGACCCAGAGAATAAGGagactaaagaaaaaagaagcaaaagagatCAT ATTCAGGAAAAACAAAGGAGACAAGAAGAGCAGAGGAAAAGGCATATGGAGGCTGCTGCTCTGCTGAGAGAAAGAAATGCAGATGG TTTGATTGTGGCTAGTCGTTTCCACCCCACTCCCCTGCTGCTGTCTTTGCTGGACTTTGTAGCCCCGTCAAGGCCGTTTGTGGTCTATTGTCAGTATAAAGAG CCTTTGTTGGAATGCTACACAAAACTTCGGGAAAGAGGAGGAGTCATTAACCTGAGGCTGTCTGAAACCTGGCTCAGAAATTACCAG GTTCTGCCAGACCGGAGTCATCCCAAATTGTTGATGAGTGGAGGTGGAGGGTACCTTCTGTCAGGATTCACTGTTGTCTCAGACAGCCTTCGAGCAGACCCCAGCCTCAAGTCCTGCACAGGCACTTTAGACTCACACAAGCCTGAGGAGCCAGCAGCTAAAAAACAGAAATGCATGGAATCTGCCTCTTTACTCTCAGGAGATTAA